The Zingiber officinale cultivar Zhangliang chromosome 10A, Zo_v1.1, whole genome shotgun sequence genome contains a region encoding:
- the LOC122026725 gene encoding uncharacterized protein LOC122026725 → MVSNQGEVHSQTSSQLPSQTIPNPRGKVSVITLRNGKTIFEHKQENSSDCISNVDLDSQIKFGSIPVVQIPVAEQKQAEIHLPFPQRIVKPSRDKAIEKPNEFQELMGIFSRVEVNIPLLKVIKHIPKYAKFLKDLCVHKKKLKGNELVNIGESVSALFQSMPQKCKDPGVFTIPCMIGESSFEDAMLDLGASINVMPKLVFQALGIGPLQSTGVVIQLANRSFAHPVGVIEDVLVKVKELIFPKDFYVLDMEGDTKSSHVPIILGRPFLKTAKTKIDVHAGTLSMEFGDTVFQYNILEGMRYPVENHSLLNVELFDELEDKLDVTEDVHFEQEGSIPVIKEYEGVCMMESEPEKELPSTVHPPKLELKVLPNHLKYAYLRKDKQLPVIISKDLEPRQEEILLDVLRHNQKAIGWTLADLTGISSVICTHMILLEEDAKPV, encoded by the exons ATGGTGTCTAACCAAGGAGAAGTGCATTCACAGACTTCAAGTCAATTACCTTCGCAAACTATACCAAATCCAAGAGGAAAAGTGAGTGTTATCACTCTACGGAatggtaaaactatttttgaacaCAAACAAGAAAACTCATCTGATTGTATAAGTAATGTGGATCTGGATTCGCAAATTAAATTTGGATCTATTCCAGTAGTGCAAATTCCAGTGGCAGAACAGAAGCAGGCAGAGATTCATCTGCCATTTCCTCAGAGAATAGTGAAACCTAGTAGAGATAAGGCTATTGAAAAGCCTAATGAATTTCAAGAATTAATGGGAATTTTCAGTAGAGTGGAAGTGAATATTCCTCTGTTAAAGGTAATCAAACATATTCCTAAGTATGCAAAATTTTTGAAGGACTTATGTGTTCACAAGAAGAAGCTCAAGGGTAATGAGTTGGTGAATATAGGAGAGAGTGTTTCTGCACTATTTCAGTCTATGCCACAAAAATGCAAGGATCCAGGAGTTTTCACCATTCCATGTATGATAGGGGAGAGTAGTTTTGAAGATGCTATGCTAGATCTTGGAGCATCCATTAATGTTATGCCGAAATTAGTGTTCCAAGCTCTTGGAATTGGACCTCTTCAGTCAACAGGGGTTGTGATTCAATTGGCGAACAGAAGTTTTGCTCATCCAGTAGGAGTGATTGAAGATGTGCTGGTAAAGGTTAAGGAACTAATTTTCcctaaagatttttatgttttggaTATGGAGGGTGATACAAAGTCAAGTCATGTACCCATAATTCTTGGAAGGCCATTTCTGAAAACAGCGAAGACTAAGATTGATGTTCATGCTGGGACTTTATCAATGGAGTTTGGGGATACTGTTTTCCAGTATAACATTCTGGAGGGTATGAGATATCCAGTAGAGAATCATTCTTTGTTGAATGTTGAATTATTTGATGAGCTGGAGGACA AGTTGGATGTAACTGAAGATGTCCATTTCGAGCAGGAAGGTTCTATTCCAGTAATCAAAGAGTATGAAGGAGTTTGCATGATGGAGTCAGAACCTGAAAAAGAGCTTCCATCTACTGTGCATCCACCGAAATTGGAGTTAAAGGTTCTTCCAAACCATTTAAAGTATGCTTACTTGAGGAAAGACAAGCAGCTACCAGTAATCATCTCCAAGGATCTTGAGCCCAGACAAGAAGAGATATTGTTAGATGTTTTAAGGCATAATCAAAAAGCAATTGGTTGGACTTTGGCAGATTTGACTGGAATTAGTTCTGTCATTTGCACACATATGATTTTATTGGAGGAAGATGCTAAACCTGTATGA